From a region of the Cherax quadricarinatus isolate ZL_2023a unplaced genomic scaffold, ASM3850222v1 Contig1430, whole genome shotgun sequence genome:
- the LOC128694868 gene encoding cleavage and polyadenylation specificity factor subunit 3, with amino-acid sequence GMDQFEDIGPCVIMASPGMMQSGLSRELFEMWCPDPKNGVIIAGYCVEGTLAKEILKEPEEVTTMSGQRLPMKCSVEYISFSAHTDFEQTSHFIRTIRPPNVVLVHGEMTEMSRLKAALEREYEGSDENPVKVYNPKNLETITFHFRGEKMAKVMGELAIHKPKENDVVSGIMVKRNFNCHIISPKELVKYSDLSVSTISQRTSIHYTGSWQLLHYLLASMYGSVEVILSDNSENKSLRIFDTITIVEEPPVVVLEWVASPTNDMYADAVMKVILKAQELDSNAVSIPAVTSATFDKMHYKECLIELFQEMFGEDSVPKLFKGEKLYVTVNNIKANIDLTSLEVTCENEKLQRIVQTAVTKLYESLAPVTLGIK; translated from the exons GGTATGGACCAGTTTGAGGATATTGGGCCATGTGTCATTATGGCTTCACCAGGTATGATGCAGAGTGGGCTCTCCCGGGAACTCTTTGAAATGTGGTGCCCCGATCCTAAGAACGGTGTCATTATTGCTG GTTACTGTGTGGAGGGCACATTAGCTAAAGAGATTTTGAAAGAGCCAGAAGAAGTCACCACAATGTCGGGCCAGAGACTTCCAATGAAGTGTTCAGTTGAATACATATCGTTCTCTGCTCACACCGACTTTGAGCAAACTTCTCACTTTATCCGGACTATTCGACCTCCAAATGTG GTTTTAGTTCATGGAGAAATGACAGAGATGTCTCGCCTGAAAGCTGCCTTAGAGCGAGAATACGAAGGTAGCGATGAAAATCCTGTTAAGGTGTACAACCCAAAGAATCTTGAGACTATTACTTTCCACTTCAGGGGTGAGAAGATGGCCAAG GTCATGGGAGAATTGGCCATACACAAACCGAAGGAAAACGATGTTGTTTCCGGTATTATGGTTAAACGCAATTTCAACTGTCATATTATTTCCCCCAAAGAGTTAGTCA AATACAGTGATCTGTCAGTTTCTACCATTAGCCAGAGGACCAGTATCCACTATACTGGATCGTGGCAGCTGCTGCATTACCTCTTGGCCTCCATGTACGGCAGTGTGGAAGTCATCCTCTCAGACAACTCTGAAAATAAAAGTCTTCGAATATTTGATACAATTACCATAGTGGAGGAGCCACCCGTTGTGGTGTTAGAA TGGGTCGCTTCTCCAACAAATGATATGTATGCTGATGCTGTGATGAAGGTGATTCTTAAGGCCCAAGAGTTAGATAGTAACGCTGTCTCCATACCAGCAGTGACGAGTGCAACATTTGACAAGATGCATTACAAG GAGTGCTTGATAGAATTATTCCAAGAAATGTTTGGAGAAGACTCTGTGCCCAAGTTGTTTAAGGGAGAGAAGCTCTATGTGACTGTCAACAATATCAAGGCCAACATTGATCTAACCTCATTG GAGGTCACATGTGAAAACGAGAAGCTACAGAGGATAGTACAGACAGCTGTAACAAAACTGTACGAGTCCTTAGCACCGGTGACGTTAGGTATAAAGTAA